The sequence AGAGTAAAGCTTGACTCAGGTCATGAAATACTTGCACATGCTTCTGGTAAAATGAGGATGAATTTTATACGCATCTTACAAGGGGATAGGGTAACTCTTGAACTTTCGCCGTACGATTTGACACGTGGAAGAATAATATATAGAT is a genomic window of bacterium containing:
- the infA gene encoding translation initiation factor IF-1, which produces MVKKEKGIRVEGTVTECLKGAMFRVKLDSGHEILAHASGKMRMNFIRILQGDRVTLELSPYDLTRGRIIYRFK